The following are encoded together in the Lathyrus oleraceus cultivar Zhongwan6 chromosome 3, CAAS_Psat_ZW6_1.0, whole genome shotgun sequence genome:
- the LOC127131330 gene encoding acyltransferase GLAUCE, with the protein MERIRLVEKVVIVPEKPTPRKRMFLSNIDLSLVVYQDSASFFDPPSNQVSFSDICSKLYNALGKMLDHYDFMAGRLVPSLDEKNRFEIDCNDAGIVVAAAKTDRKLCEFGVISAPNPELMELVVFLHEQGGEEVDLKEIPLASLQLTQFGCGSLALASHYNHCILDGIAIREFETNLASLTRGDELVIIPNTDRTVLKARNPPKISHPHFEFSKSTNIENLFTARGTTSINVKKPVVENQIHVLHLSPQNIATLKKKALEKTSLKNITTFQVVAAKIWKARSIATKIEEDKLSTMLFPVDVRKKVVPELPIGFAGNALVPGFTRSTVKELIEQGDDYAIRKVQEGIERLNDEYIKSGIDWLELNKGVPCNEDSFSLVAWWRLGLENEVFAWGRLKCATPLIVKHGLVMLLPGGKDEGGINICLSLPHDELEEFCRIMLET; encoded by the exons ATGGAGAGGATTCGACTAGTTGAAAAAGTTGTGATTGTTCCAGAAAAACCAACACCTCGTAAACGAATGTTTTTATCAAACATTGACTTGTCACTTGTTGTTTACCAAGATTCTGCCTCTTTCTTTGATCCTCCAAGTAACCAAGTATCTTTCTCAGATATTTGTAGCAAGTTATACAACGCACTTGGTAAAATGCTTGATCATTATGACTTTATGGCCGGCCGGCTCGTGCCGAGTTTAGACGAGAAAAATCGATTTGAAATTGATTGTAACGACGCTGgtattgttgttgctgctgcaAAAACTGATAGAAAGTTGTGTGAATTTGGTGTTATTTCAGCACCTAATCCAGAGTTAATGGAATTGGTTGTTTTCTTGCATGAACAAGGTGGTGAAGAAGTTGACCTAAAAGAAATTCCCCTTGCTTCCTTACAG CTGACACAATTTGGATGTGGAAGTTTGGCACTAGCTTCTCATTACAACCACTGCATCCTCGACGGTATAGCAATAAGAGAATTTGAGACGAATTTGGCGTCGCTAACACGCGGCGACGAACTCGTGATAATACCTAACACAGACAGAACAGTCCTGAAAGCTCGGAATCCACCAAAGATAAGCCATCCACATTTTGAATTCTCAAAATCAACAAACATAGAGAATCTATTCACAGCACGAGGTACAACTAGCATCAACGTTAAGAAACCCGTTGTAGAGAATCAAATTCATGTACTTCATTTATCACCACAAAATATTGCAACCCTAAAAAAGAAAGCCCTAGAAAAAACATCCTTAAAAAACATCACAACATTTCAAGTGGTTGCTGCGAAAATCTGGAAAGCGAGAAGCATAGCGACAAAGATCGAAGAAGATAAACTATCAACAATGTTGTTTCCGGTCGATGTTCGAAAAAAGGTTGTCCCCGAACTTCCGATCGGATTCGCAGGAAATGCATTAGTTCCTGGTTTTACAAGATCAACTGTGAAGGAGTTAATTGAACAAGGAGATGATTATGCTATAAGAAAAGTGCAAGAAGGGATTGAGAGATTGAATGATGAGTATATTAAATCGGGTATAGATTGGTTAGAGTTGAACAAAGGTGTGCCTTGTAATGAAGATAGTTTTTCTTTGGTTGCATGGTGGAGATTAGGGTTAGAGAATGAAGTTTTTGCTTGGGGGAGATTGAAGTGTGCTACTCCACTTATTGTTAAGCATGGTTTGGTTATGCTGTTACCAGGAGGAAAAGATGAAGGGGGGATTAATATATGTTTGAGCTTACCTCATGATGAATTGGAAGAATTTTGTAGGATAATGTTGGAAACTTAG